One stretch of Rhipicephalus sanguineus isolate Rsan-2018 chromosome 10, BIME_Rsan_1.4, whole genome shotgun sequence DNA includes these proteins:
- the LOC119372478 gene encoding uncharacterized protein K02A2.6-like codes for MDFVSAGWPSSVTEKDLKPFFERRNELTVHQGCIMFGMRVIVPAKLRNLLMDEFHEGHPGIVRSKQLARSYVWWPSIEADLEHRVKASGQFHLASSQGPAARADHASRPRGIGPGAIRVPGGSAERRPSDILRSYHEWS; via the exons ATGGATTTTGTTAGTGCGGGGTGGCCGTCATCTGTGACTGAAAAAGATTTGAAGCCTTTTTTTGAAAGACGCAACGAGCTCACAGTTCACCAAGGCTGCATCATGTTCGGGATGCGAGTGATCGTGCCGGCAAAGTTGCGGAACTTGCTGATGGACGAATTCCACGAAGGGCACCCAGGCATCGTGCGCAGCAAGCAACTGGCGCGGAGCTACGTGTGGTGGCCATCCATCGAGGCGGACCTCGAGCATCGTGTCAAGGCTTCC GGGCAGTTTCACCTGGCGTCATCACAAGGACCAGCTGCTCGGGCGGACCACGCATCCAGACCGCGAGGCATCGGACCAGGAGCGATCAGAGTTCCTGGTGGTTCAGCCGAGCGTCGACCCAGTGACATCCTCCGCTCCTACCACGAGTGGTCCTGA